GGCTTATGTCCAAGAGAATACGTCATTACCCAGAAACGTATGCATGTTTACGTGTTGACAGACATATTGGCTTATTTGTATGCCGGAATGTGTGTACCTTATTACTGTATGCATGAGAGGTTTGTCCGCCAGTGTGTTAATAtgcctctctttcatctctctctctccctcgtctgtttttattccttctttttgttctctcgtctctttcgaCATTCACCGTTCCATGGGCTTCCTCGTTCAGCacgtcctccaccctccttcctcctcctccttccttcaccctccttcctcctcctccttcctccttctccttcctccttctcatcctccttcctccttctccttcctccttctcatcctccttcctccttctccttcctccttctcatcctccttcctccctagctccttcctccttctcatcctccttcctccctagctccttcctccttctcctcctccttcctccctagctccttcctccttctccttcctccttctccttccgccttctcatcctccttcctccttctccttcctccttcctccttcctccttatccttcctccttatccttcctccttatccttcctccttatccttcctccttctcatcctccttctcatcctccttctccttcctccttctctttcctccttctcatcctccttcctccttctccttcctccttctcatcctccttcctccttctccttcctccttctccttcctccttcctccttatccttcctccttatccttcctccttctccttcctccttatccttcctccttctcatcctccttctccttcctccttctccttcctccttctcatcctccttctcatcctccttctcatcctccttcctccttctcatcctccttctcatcctccttctcatcctccttcctccttctcatcctccttcctccttctcatcctccttcctccttctcatcctccttctcatcctccttcctccttctcatcctccttctcatcctccttctcatcctccttcctccttctcatcctccttctcatcctccttctcatcctccttcctccttctcatcctccttcctccttctcatcctccttcctccttctcatcctccttcctccttctcatcctccttcctccttctcatcctccttctcatcctccttcctccttctccttcctccttctcatcctccttctcatcctccttcctccttctcatcctccttcctccttctcatcctccttcctccttctcatcctccttcctccttctccttcctccttcctccttctcatcctccttcctccttctccttcctccttctcatcctccttctcatcctccttcctccttctcatcctccttctcatcctccttcctccttctccttcctccttctcatcctccttcctccttctccttcctccttctcatcctccttcctccttctccttcctccttctcatcctccttcctccttctccttcctccttctccttcctccttctcatcctccttctcatcctccttcctccttctcatcctccttcctccttctcatcctccttcctccttctcatcctccttcctccttctcatcctccttcctccttctccttcctccttctcatcctccttcctccttctcatcctccttctcatcctccttcctccttctcatcctccttctcatcctccttcctccttctccttcctccttctcatcctccttcctccttctccttcctccttctcatcctccttcctccttctccttcctccttctcatcctccttcctccttctccttcctccttctcatcctccttcctccttctccttcctccttctcatcctccttcctccttctccttcctccttctcatcctccttcctccttctccttcctccttctcatcctccctcctccttctccttcctccttctcatcctctttcctctttcctccttctcatcctccttcctccttctcatcctctttcctctttcctccttctcatcctctttcctctttcctccttctcatcctccttcctccttctcatcctccttccccatcaACTTCCTGGTATTCCCGAGATGGCGTTTGTGGCTAATGGCAGTGTTAGGTTTCTCTCCGAATAATTTGTAATTCCACctgacacccctcccccccccttcccccccttcccccccttcccccacccctccctcatctaTACCCTGATGTCGCTACGTCACTGAGGTACCCTGCTCGGCCtctccctttgtttgtttgttttttctctctctcgctttctctttctctttgtctctcttaattttctttcactctttatcctttctttttccttgtatgtctgtaagcatacatatatatgtactggtgTGTatgcagacatgtatgtatgtgtgtgtgtgagtgtgtatgcagacatgtatgcatgtatgtatgtgagtgtgtatgcatgtgtgtgtgtgtgtgtgtgtgtgtgtgtgtgtgtgtgtgtgtgtgtgtgtgtgtgtgtgtgtgtgtgtgtgtgtgtgtgtgtgtgtgtgtttgtgtgtgtttgtgtgtgtgtgtatgcgaacatgtatgtatgtagacatgtatgtgtgtgtgtgtgtgtgtgtgtgtgtgtgtgtgtgtgtgtgtgtgtgtgtgtgtgtgtgtgtgtgtgtgtgtgtgtgtgtgtgtgtgtgtgtgtgtgtgtgtgcagacatgtatgtatgtgtgtgtgtgtgtgtgtgcagacatgtatgtatgtgtgtgtgtgtgtgtgtgtgcagacatgtatgtatgtgtgtgcgtgtgtgtgtgtgtgtgcagacatgtatgtgtgtgtgtgtgtgtgtgtgcagacatgtatgtatgtatgtgtgtgtgtgtgtgtgtgtgtgtgcagacatgtatgtgtgtgtgtgtgtgtgtgtgtgtgtgcagacatgtatgtatgtggttgtgtgtgtgtgtgtgtgtgtgtgcagacatgtatgtatgtgtgtgtgtgtgtgtgtgtgtgtgtgtggatgtgcagacatgtatgtatgtgtgtgtgtgtgtgtgtgtgtgtgtgtgtgtgcagacatgtatgtatgtgtgtgtgtgtgtgtgtgtgtgtgcagacatgtatgtatgtgtgtgtgtgtgtgtgtgtgtgtgtgcagacatgtatgtatgtgtgtgtgtgtgtgtgtgtgtgtgtgtgtgtgtgcagacatgtatgtatgtgtgtgtgtgtgtgtgtgtgtgtgtgcagacatgtatgtatgtgtgtgtgtgtgtgtgtgtgtgcagacatgtatgtatgtgtgtgtgtttgtgtgcagacatgtatgtatgtgtgtgtgtttgtgtgcagacatgtatgtatgtgtgtgtgtttgtgtgcagacatgtatgtatgtgtgtgtgcagacatgtctgcatgcatacacatatacacacacacacacatgtatgtgtgtgtgtgtgtgtgtgtatatgtgtatgcatgcagacatgtatgtatgtatgcgtgtggttgtatatatatattatatatatatatatatattattaaatatatgtgtatatatatgtatatatataatatatgtatagatatgcatctttcttgctctttctagctctctcctcTCGCCGACTTGCATAACGCTATCGGTTGCCGCCACACGAGTCTGACCCTTACGGCCAAATTACAATTCTGTTTGATCCAGCTTTCGCCACTTTGTACTTGTCCATTACACATTGCAGCTTGTATCACGAGAGGGACACGTGTCGGCTCTTAACTTCTCTTGCTGTCTTTTACTCCTGTTTTGGGTCTCCAGATGGATTTTTTTAtaggtgtatgtgttttttttttgtgttttgtatttgttttatttgtcatgCTTGTTGCGCTTCGGTTAGTATAAAATGTTAGatgttcggtaaaaaaaaaacaaaaaaaaaacagataaaaagggagggaatTTCCCCGAACTGTTGGCGTTGAGTATACAGaggatgtgtgacgtcataattgTGTCATTGCAGCATCCGATggtgaatgtttgtgtttgtgtgagagaaggagagagaaagataaatggtgAGGGGAGGATAAAGTGAAAGTAGatacgtagatggatagatagggtatgagagagagagagagagagagagagagagagagagagagagagagagagagagagagagagagagagagagagagagagagagagagagagagagagagagagagagagagagagagagagagagagagagagagagagagggggggggtggatgagaaTCTGTCAAATTTCAGGAGCCAGTTAATTGGATGgagtgatggatggatagatcgatatgcAGGGTGGAATTTAGAagtaagatagatataatgaGGGGGAGCGAGTCAGTAGACAGAGTAAttgaagcaagaaaaaaacattgaGAAAGGGGCGGGGTCGAAAGAGAATGAaagtttaatagatagatatttgaagaattagggagggagtgaaaggagcaGCATATCATATGAAGATGAAATGTGAGTTTTTGATCAGGTCAGCGGATGATATAAAataactatgagagagagagagagagagagagagagagagagagagagagagagatataaaataactataagagagagagagagagagaagagagaaagtaagaggctACGAAAAGAGGAGTAAGAGCAAGGGAAAAATAGCATCGATGTTTTGAAATTCTTTTGTTCTGCTTAAAGGCTCGACGGTCGTGTTGGAAAGatttcttcgtctgtctcttgctttctccttcgctttttttttttttttttttttgtattttcttctttttcttccggttctcctgtctcttctaccccttctttattttgattttcgcCTCTTATATgtgtcttttctttatcttcgtcttcgtcttcttcccaaatcctccatctctcccacctCGTCTTCCACCTTGCCCTTAtcctcccacctcttccactTTTTCCTATCATCCTGAGTGCCATTagccatctcctcccctccccatctgtccttctcccctcttacacccttccccttcctcttccttttcccccttttccattcatctctccccctcccctttcattcccttccctctcgtctcctctcgtctcctctcgtctcctctcgtctcctctcgtctcctctcgtctcctctcgtctcctctcgtcttctccctctccctctccaccccctcttctccctccctcgctctccaccccctcttctccctccctcgctctccaccccctcttctccctccctcgctctccaccccctcttctccctccctcgctctccaccccctcttctccctccctcgctctccaccccctcttctccctccctcgctctccaccccctcttctccctccctcgctctccaccccctcttctccctccctcgctctccaccccctcttctccctccctcgctctccaccccctcttctccctccctcgctctccaccccctcttctccctccctcgctctccaccccctcttctccctccctcgctctccaccccctcttctccctccctcgctctccaccccctcttctccctccctcgctctccaccccctcttctccctccctcgctctccaccccctcttctccctccctcgctctccaccccctcttctccctccctcgctctccaccccctcttctccctccctcgctctccacccccctcttctccctccctcgctctccaccccctcttctccctccctcgctctccaccccctcttctccctccctcgctctccaccccctcttctccctccctcgctctccaccccctcttctccctccctcgctctccaccccctcttctccctccctcgctctccactccctcttctccctccctcgctctccaccccctcttctccctccctcgctctccaccccctcttctccctccctcgctctccaccccctcttctccctccctcgctctccaccccctcttctccctccctcgctctccaccccctcttctccctccctcgctctccaccccctcttctccctccctcgctctccaccccctcttctccctccctcgctctccaccccctcttctccctccctcgctctccaccccctcttctccctccctcgctctccaccccctcttctccctccctcgctctccaccccctcttctccctccctcgctctccaccccctcttctccctccctcgctctccaccccctcttctccctccctcgctctccaccccctcttctccctccctcgctctccaccccctcttctccctccctcgctctccaccccctcttctccctccctcgctctccaccccctcttctccctccctttacccccccccctcccccatacctctTACCGCTTACCTCCCACACAAATAAGGCGGAAATACAGCCTGACATTTCCCTCCCATGGGCCGCCATGAGCACGTACGTTAGGGATTTTATGGTCCCTTTAATCCCATGAGCAGCGTGAGGGCGCCCGGGGTTCCCCTAAACCcccacggcggcggcggcggcggcgacggcggaaaACAAGCTTTGTCCTCGGTCCTGTGTTGGggctaaaggaggggggggggggtctcggaaGGTTGTTTTGCTTGTGGGGGAtcctgttagtgtgtgtgtgtgtgtgtctttgtatgtgtgtgtatgtaggggtatgtgtatggatatgacatacatacatacatatataattgtctttctgtctgtcttatctatttctttcttcctctatttatctccctctctcttgtagcATGGGAAATAGCGAGGTGATACCCGTGGCCAAGCAGTGAATAAAAATaactgataacattaaaaatgtcTAAACATTTCGCGTTACTAAACTAATTGCTTAAGAAACTCTGTATTCTGAAAAGATCTTGCCCAAGGATCCCTACGTGTTATGTACTCACCTATTCCAAAGCAAAGGAGTTGTAGACTTTATCTAAATAAAAAacttgttatatataatatgcatatgtatatatatgattatctctgtgtgtgtatgtgtggtatgtgtatgtgtgtatgtgtgtgtgtgtgtgtatgtgtgtgtgtgtatgtgtatgtgtgtgtgtgtatgtgtgtgtgtgtatgtgtatgtgtgtgtgtgtatgtgtgtgtgtgtatgtgtgtgtgtatgtgtatgtgtgtgtatgtgtgtgtatgtgtatgtgtatgtatgtgtatgtgtgtgtatgtgtatgtgtatgtgtatgtgtatgtgtgtgtgtgtatgtgtgtgtgtgtatgtgtgtgtgtgtgtatgtgtgtgtgtgtgtgtgcgtatgtatgtgtgtgtgtgtgtgtgtgtatgtgtgtatgtgtgtgtgtgtgtgtgtatgtgtgtatgtgtgtgtgtgtatgtgtgtgtgtgtatgtgtgtatgtgtgtgtatgtgtgtgtgtgtgtgtgtgtatgtgtgtatgtgtgtgtgtgtgtgtgtatgtgtgtgtgtatgtgtatgtgtgtgtgtatgtgtatgtgtatgtgtatgtgtatgtgtatgtgtatgtgtatgtgtatgtgtatgtgtgtgtgtgtgtgtgtgtgtgtgtgtatgtgtgtgtgtgtgtgtgtgtgtgtgtgtgtgtgtgtgtgttttacatggtCGTATTTTGAGTAGCAGCAATgggaataaatgaaggaatatgAACAGAAATGCGAAGAGAGGGGGCGAAGTAGGATGAGAGAAGCGCGATGGCcaatagagaaaggaggaatggaagatgaGATCGTGGACAAGGAGCGACCGAGGTGGTGTGACGTCATCGTCGCCAGAGATACCGAGAAGCGAAGGTATAAAAGGAGCCACGGCGGGCGGGCGGTGTGCGTGTCCCCGGTGCCAGCGTGGCGAGCAGAGGGCCAGTCTGACTGCCGAGTGTTGGTGATTGCATCGACAGCGGCGGTACAGAAGCCTAGGTACAGAGTAGGTCCAGTTCGAGCACAGCTGCCCCGGCCCCGCCACCACCTTTGCGATGTACGAGTGCCCGTTTGTGTCCGGCGAGGAGGGCGGACCCCAGCCGAGAGCGACCCCCTCCAAGGTGAAGCGAAGGTTCAGCCTCAGGAGAAGCAAGGTGGGCGGGGGCAATGAGAACGCGGCGCCTGGTACCACGGCGTTGCCAGGGTTCGGCGGCGGCGCCGCCCCTCCGTGGCTCCAGAGCTTGGAGATGACGCCGAAGCGAAAGGAATCTTACAGCTCGGGCGTGAGAAGGAAGTCCCTGCGGCTTGTGACTCTGTCCTTTCGGCAGGCGTCGGGGCAGAAGACCAAAGGGGGCCCCTCCCCGCCTTCGGACGCTCCGTCGGTGTTCGAGCGCGAGTGCCTCAACAACCTCTCGCCCAACGACCCCGAGTTCGTGCGGCGGACGTCCATGCGCTGGCGGAGGAAGACCGGGCTCGCCGCCCCGCCGCAGGGCGCGCTCTTTCGAGTGCCTCCCGCGCACGGCTGCCTTCTGGAAGTCCCTCTCGTTTCTGCTTACGGGGCCAAGTTCGAATGGCCGACGCACCCCAGCCAGCAGCCCGCCGTCTACAAACGCGTGTCGGTCCCTCAGAGGCCCCACGACGTCCCCGTGGCCCTAGTGCCGCCGTCCCTCCCCCCGCACCACCGCCCCTTCGGCGCCCATGCCTCCCAGCGCCGCGACCTTCTCATGAGATCACAGCGCCGACACTCCGCGTCGGGGATTGCCCAGCGATCCCTGCAGTCGAGCCCCAAACCCTGCGGGAGGGATCCTGCTGAGAGACTTCAGAAGAGAAGCCTGCAGCCGTCGCGAGGATGCCCTTCCTTCGCGGGGGACAGGAAGGGCGCGCCGACCTGCAGAAAAGACGTGAGGAGATCTTCCTTGCGGTGCGGCGACGACCCCATAACTGAAGGGTTTTTGAAGTTGCTGAAAGGAGATGCAAGGCACAGGAAAGCGTACAAGGGAAGCAAAAAAAGCGAAAATCTACATAAAGAGAAAAACCTCGAAGTCGACCATTTACTCACTATGCCCACGCCCCTGCGCCGCCTAAGTCACAGACTTCGCAAGTCCTTCGGAAGTCATAAGCGAGACTGTGACGTGTGGTCCCAGAGTGACCTGTCGTCGGCTAGCGACCTGTCTTCCACATCCTCAAGATCCTGTCACAGCTATTTATCCGCCACActctcgtcctcgtcgtcctgtCGAAGTGACCTGTCCTTCAGGAGTgacctgtcttcctcctccttctcctcgtcgccctcctccgtcttttcctcctcgtcctcctgccaCAGCGACATATCTACGCTGTCGTCATCTATCCGCTCATCGTCGTCATCGCCTTCCCGTCTCGGCTTTCATGAGATCTTCGTTGCCGAAACTGAAGTCGCTGAAACGTTTGTACGTATCCCACGCGAGGCGccagatatgcatgtgtgcgtgtgtttgtgcttgtgcttgtatgtgtgtgcgtgcttgggtACAGTGTGGATGTGCGTGAATGCCAAGGGAGTGACATTTTACAAGAAGAAACACCGTAATAAGTACTTCTATTAAGGTTGCGGATTGGACATagggtctggggggggggggggggatgtgtggttGGGGTTTAGACATCTAAGAGACACGAAATGTCACGGCCGCATAGTGGGCAACACCGCGGAAACTGGTAccagcgagttttttttttttttttttttttttttttttctttcgttttgtaatTCTTGAGCTGTGAATGTcacgcctcgctctctccctctccctccctccctccctccctccctccctccctccctccctccctccctccctccctccctccctccctccctccctcctcctagtcctccttgtcctcctccttgtcctcctcctccttgtcctcctccttgtcctccttgtcctccttgtcctcctcctcctcctcctccttgtcctcctagtcctcctcctcctagtcctcctcctcctagtcctcctcctcctcctagtcctcctcctcctagtcctcctcctcctagtcctcctcctcctagtcctcctcctcctcctagtcctcctcctcctagtcctcctcctcctagtcctcctcctcctagtcctcctcctcctagtcctcctcctcgcGATATTCTCCCCTCACTCAATTAAGCCGTCTTCtacactccctgtctctctcttattgttactattattattattattaccgtcggttttggtattatggttgttataatcataattattattatcgaaactgttattattattataattagtggtAGTATTGTGGTTGTCCTTTCTATccaaatgatcattatcatcaatattatcaatactccccatttattatcaccaatatcaccctcttgactaccatcatcatcaccaaaaatcttattccctctctctaatcccccccccccctctctccctccccgcaggcGATCATGTTCCCGTCGGAGCCGCGGCCGGAGTGGCACAGGCACCTTCGGCAGGTGCTTCACAAGGCGGGCCAGAAGATCTTCAAGAAGCCGGAACACCACGATACTCATATCCCCGAGAATTTAAGATACCAGCTCAAGCAAATATACGTGTACTAGCTGTTGTCTCGCGTCTACTAGGAGAGATGTGCCTTCCGTGTCCTAGGGAGGGCCTGCTAGCTGATCTCCGTCTGCTAGGAGAGTCGCGTCTGCTGGCGGAGAGGGCGGCGTCTCATGAGAGGCTGCCTCCCCCCGCTCGTCTGCCGGGAGATGGCCTTCTGCAGGGAGGCCTGGAAGCTGCTGGCAGGTCGGCTGCGCCCTCCTGCGTCATTTGTTCATCTTCagtgtcatcattgtcatttttgtcctctcctttgttctcctctcattcttgttcctcctcttctatttgttattgttcttattattgttcttattattcttcatcctctccctcgcccATCTCCTCAACGCCAAACCCACCAGAGAGTCTTTCAGtcgttctctccatctctttctgcatcattccatttccttccttcgttctccatctctcctttcattttctctccgccATCCCTCCCCTTCGCATTAATTTATCCAAATGAATATTTATCAGACAAATTGATTATTTATCATCCATCTGTtcggaaaaaaggaagataaaaactgCAAAATGTGTGAATAGGATTTTATTTCCTTCGATAATATGGAATCATCAGCCCTTGTTGCATTTAGTCATTTTGTTTCGTCACTTCTGTGCTGAATGGGCTTTTGTAAAGaaagattgttattatttatatcctccCGTGTTATGCCTTCCTTTCCAAACGTAGGCCTGTGTATTTGcttcatgtgtttgttttatttgttttcttgcccTAACGTAAAGGCAAAAAGCAAAATGTAAAACACGACACAAAAAATATCAGCCTATTTATTTCTCACTTGAAACTTCATTCaatcatccatatatacatgtttgtgtacatacatatacgtatatacacacagatgtgtatatataaaactgacACTGGTTTCCGAAAGCCTCGTGGACACAACAGCTAGAAAACTGTATCTGTGCTTGGGGTAGACATATTTTCAGATATCAGATGAcctgcacacactctctctttctctctctctctctctctcaattcctttccATTGCAGTCATCAGATGTGTGATAGATGCTTACTGTGTTATTCAAGGCGATCATCCAGCGTGCACCACGGCAAAACCCAACATTGGATTTCGTATTGGTTGTGTTTCCCCTCCTtggcgagaagaaagaaaacggagagtgtGTTGGTCCGTGGGTGCCGCCGCGGATGGTCGCCTTCCTCAGGGATtcattttgtatatgtttatttcacGGCTGTTCTCTTGTTTATCTTCCTGTTCTGCGTGACGGAAGTGGAAACAGCGATATCATTGTAAATTTACTCATCCATGGATAAGAGTTTATCAATGGTTTTAGTCTTCAACGCAACGCCTGTGCTTTTTATTcctgatcgattttttttttttttttttaacaaactgtATCCGATTTCTTGGCTTTGTCCAGAACCTTGTGTGGTTGCCAGCATTTTTTATAATGTCTGTTAATCTCATCAGATGTTGATTATTCTCTTTATCATGACAGTGACGCTATCGATGGTTTGATGAAACGACCTACGATAGATCTTTTGATGTGAATGTCTTACAAAGGTTTCGACATGTGATACGAGGCCTAAAATGAGGGAATTCGAGGAAAGTCGACGACGTTTTCCGATATATTTTGGGTGAAAATGGAGATGAAATTGAAATTCACTTGGAATTCGAAATGAATATTGaatcaatgacaaaaataaatagtattaagaaattttaaattaataagttcattaataaaataattatcatggcCAAAACtgaggaaaaatacaaaatattggtTCATGAAATTCGATGTGTTGTATATGTAACAAAACTGttaaattaatattaatgtatttttgaaattatttatAAACTAATCATATGGAGCCAGTGAATTGTAGATCGTAAGGAAATATATTCGTCGGAGGATTTTGGACTTAAGAAAAGTTCTTATTGaaggttttttttagttttgtctatttttctgcAATAGTCACCATGTTCTAAGATTTTAGATGCCATtccaaaatattaaaatttttccCCTTCgtggatttttaaaaatcattggtCATTCGTTTGCAGTGTTCAAAATTATTTAagcttttaagtttttttttattttctttcttttttctctcccctttttgacTTCagagttttcctttattttctcttctttttcccttcaacGTTAAGAAACACACTAATCAAGAGATAATCATATTGCATCCAACTTTGTAagacatactattattattgcacaCGGTATGCATTGCGTCATCCAGTGTCGTGACGTCACCACGGCCTGTCCTGGTAACG
Above is a window of Penaeus chinensis breed Huanghai No. 1 chromosome 26, ASM1920278v2, whole genome shotgun sequence DNA encoding:
- the LOC125039145 gene encoding uncharacterized protein LOC125039145, encoding MYECPFVSGEEGGPQPRATPSKVKRRFSLRRSKVGGGNENAAPGTTALPGFGGGAAPPWLQSLEMTPKRKESYSSGVRRKSLRLVTLSFRQASGQKTKGGPSPPSDAPSVFERECLNNLSPNDPEFVRRTSMRWRRKTGLAAPPQGALFRVPPAHGCLLEVPLVSAYGAKFEWPTHPSQQPAVYKRVSVPQRPHDVPVALVPPSLPPHHRPFGAHASQRRDLLMRSQRRHSASGIAQRSLQSSPKPCGRDPAERLQKRSLQPSRGCPSFAGDRKGAPTCRKDVRRSSLRCGDDPITEGFLKLLKGDARHRKAYKGSKKSENLHKEKNLEVDHLLTMPTPLRRLSHRLRKSFGSHKRDCDVWSQSDLSSASDLSSTSSRSCHSYLSATLSSSSSCRSDLSFRSDLSSSSFSSSPSSVFSSSSSCHSDISTLSSSIRSSSSSPSRLGFHEIFVAETEVAETFAIMFPSEPRPEWHRHLRQVLHKAGQKIFKKPEHHDTHIPENLRYQLKQIYVY